In Ananas comosus cultivar F153 linkage group 14, ASM154086v1, whole genome shotgun sequence, the genomic stretch CTCAGGCAAATTTAGCTAACAAGTGTTAAGTGAGAAAGTTTTGTTCTCAGGTATCATTAATTCCTTAAAGCATTAAGGGGGAAAATAAAAACTTCTATTCTCTAATACAAAGTCAATCTTGGACCTATCAAAAGTCTCGTGCCAAGAGACATAAGGAAAGTGCTGAATAAAAATGTTATAATGCTGCTAGAGCCAAGTATATGCAATTCGGAAAGTGAAGTTTAGAGAATTTGACTTCATACTCCTCTAGGAGGAAGTTAAGTTCTTATAAATTGCCGCTTTTTATTgttttcaaactttattttattgCTTTCCCTTAAACCAACTTAATGAAGTGTTTATTTAGAGGTTACAGCAGTTAGGAAGTATAATTCTAAATTAATGTGATCACTtttcatttgtttgatttaGAAGGGATGAAGTGAAGTTCCAAACAATAGAAGATTAGTGACTTTTTAGATTTGGCTTCCTTGTGAGGACGTCGAGTTCTCACAAATTCACTTTTCCATTTCTATATACTTTACCTCCAGCCAAATATCTCTTAACCTGTATAAGCAGAAGTGTAATTTCATTTTGGGACTATACTTCCTGTCTGTTATTTATCTCCAACCAAACACCCCTTGGACTTGGAGTAATTGTTACTGGATGAAGAGGTCATTATTTTTCATCCCCTTGATCTTATTCAAAGTTCATATCTTGGTTAATACAACAAGTCTTGAACATTGCTAAGGGGAGCATTGAATGCAAAACCTTAAACCGGTGCTTTCTATGAAATAGATTGTCTCGTAGTATTAGAATTTAGAGCAGTAGTTTCTCAGTTTGAATCCGATCAGATTTATCCCATTTAATTAAAAATCCTCGATATGTTTGATTTATTCAACTTGTTGGGTCTAATAGAAGTTTCTAGACTGGATACAAGGGTAAAAGAAAGAACGtagaataggtttttttttttttttttaaagagcaAGAAACCTGTAATGAGATTAGCTTTGCTGAGACAAATCAAGAACAAACACATAAAATGAATTGCAATTTAACACAAAAGCTTAAGTCATCAGTTTTGGATCTAATGGCAAATTATTGTcctttagaatttaaatagGCCTAAGACATGCACATTGAATTAAACAGGTGGACTCTGTTTTCCCCAATTGAATGGTGGATGGATTTGGTAGTATTTAAACTCAGGTCCCCTACGTGGGTGCTGTCCTAATAAACCATAATTTTTGGAGCATCATAAGATGGTAAATAATTAATAGTATCTTCGTATATGGTATTCAACACTTTGCCACATGTATAAGCTCGAGATTTTTAATAGGCATGATCTGTGGACTTTGAATCAAAGAAATGGAGGGGTTTTTGGTTAAAAGCTTGACCGACATGATGGGACTCAAATTCGAGATCTCTTGCTCTGATAATATATGATGCACGTAATCTTTTAATAGGTAAGCCTTTAGGAAATGCTATTTAAGCATAAGAGCTATGTCCTTAGTGTGAATTGCTTGATGGATAGAATGCAATTTAGAAGGGTTGTTGGATCtcaaatatattattgtattgTACTATGAGTAGTGTTATGGGTACCTCATGAAACTCTAAAATATCGTTGATAAGTCAGCTCTGCAATGTGGCAACTCGGTAGTGGTTTTAACTCTTTAGACCTGATGTTTAAATTAGATGCCACGTTTGAAAGTTGACTCATCAGCAATACTTTGGAGTTTCTTTTGAGATAACTATCGCATCACTCTATCTCCACTTGGATTTTTGCTTCATCGATGCCTTGACACCACCAAATGAGGATAGTGCATGTGTTTTAGACTTGTTTTTGGAACATTTTCTTTATTGAAGAAACAGAAGCTAGGTGTAGCCAACTAAGAGGCTAGAGCTTCCTTTTGGAGTGGAAAGCTGAAATGATCTTCTAGCTCCCAAAGGCGAAAGTTCCAGTAAGCTAATTTTAGCTCTTAAAGAGCCATTGAGGCAATTTTAAGGAAAATGATGCAAGGCTTATTCCGTATTTCTACTTGAACAACTCTTTTCAGAAGCTCTGGTTGACCCTAACAGGCCTGTACATGGTAATTTGAGTTGCCACGTTGTTTCTATGTTCTTAAAGTATTAGTGCAGGTAGGATTGACTGTTATCTAACTGCATCCTCTTTCACAATTTCATCGTTTTGCATTTCACTAGGCATTACAAATCTTTACAATGTTGGTTTGGCTCCCTATGatgtttatttttctattttgctaGAATATTGGTCTAATCGGTGCTACTTCTAGCTTAATAAGTAATGTTATGGAGACCTCAAAGTTATTGCAAAATGTTGTTGATGAGTCGGCTTTGTCTCGTGGCAGCTTGATGTCGGCTTTGTCTCGCGGCAACctacttatttaatttttcatatttgagATCCAGTTTAAATGTCATGTTTGAAAGTTGACTCCTCAACAATATTTTGAGGTGCCTTTTGAGGTATCAATAGCAAAACTTCAGTTCCGCGATTTATCGACTTTTTCATTGTTCATTGTTCTCATTAAGCATATCCAGCAACCACTGAATGAGGATGCTTCTTGCATCTTGGCTTGGCTTCTGCTATAGCTTCTAGGTGCTTAGCTAACCAAAATGCTACAGTTTCGTGTTGTTGTGAGATGCCGATATGAGTTTCTAGGCAAAAGCTCCAATATAGAGCTTATGCTTTTAGCTAACGGGGAGTTGTCGGGTCAACTTGAGAAGAAAATCAATTTAGCCTTCCTCACACAACTGTGCTAAACAACATATGTTAGAAGCTGCATCAAACCATAAAGAAATGAACAGTAGCACAGTGTTGGACATGATTTCTGAAGTGATACATCAGATTTCTCAGGAGGAATTGAATTTCAGTTTAGTTTGAATAGGATTGAGTCAGTTTAGTTTCAATAGGATTGAATCTTATTTGGTTTACTTGCTGTCGGAACAATTTTTCAGCTTTACCCTACTTCGATGTAATTTGAAATGGCTTTTTACATGATattttgaatagtaaaattagttGATGAGAGTTCAAGCCCAAGTTCAAGTTGATAGTTGGTACACAAGATAAATGCTGTAAAATAACTCCAGCCAATACAATTGATTAAATAAATTCAGATAAAAACCTTTGGACCAATCATCGAAAAACTTGCACATGCATGGTGGGACTCGTAAATTTGTGCTCAAGTATGTAATGATGAGCTAGAATGCTTTCGGAAGCATTAGAGGACCAGTGCGTCAACTTTTTCACGCGTCAGATACATAGCAATTCATGTGTTGAACAATGAATGTGAATCTTGACGTACATCAAACAAGCTCGAATCCTAAAGCGGGCAACGATCTCGATGTATATTCGATTGACCAAAAAAAGTGGCATCGTCAGTGTAAGGCCCGCTTTTTTGCCAATCGAATTGCCCTTGTGATTTGTGCATATGACGTGCGAAATAGTGGAAGTATCGGCCCTCCAATGCTTCAGAAAGCATTCTATTTCAATTGCACTTTTTGGGGTGGCAGGATGATCACTTGTAGGCTGATTTTCGTGTTTTTAGAAAATCTTGTACCAGCATATGAGGTAGCTGTCAGTATTGTTCCAGTAAGAATTTGTGGATAAGAAAATTGTGTTCATGTACACTGTTGAGTTAGAATGCTTTCGCAAGTATTAGAGGACTAGTGCTTTCACTTCTTCGCTCGTCAATTGCCCACGACTCGTGCGTGCGACTGAGAGGGCGAGAATCTCAGATGCATTATGAAGCCGAGGATCTTGAAGCTTTCTAAAGAAGCAAACGCATTGGGTCGGTTGCTGCGCTGCTTTTCTGCGCGTTCAGTTGCTCTTCAGATTTGTGCGCGTGCATTGTTTGCGCCTGCAGCCCGATGGGCATCGAGCCGTTGGACATTTTGAAACGTGCGGGCACGACGGTGACGTGAGAAATAGCGGAAGCACATGAATTTGTAGCTTGCAGAAAGAATTATGGCTCAACTAccttagcttaaattttttttttttccttttttttgcagGACAGGAAACTGTTTTCATGGTGAGGAAGGAACTTTTGGTCCCAGATGAAAAAAGTGGAGTGAAAAGCGaaaattttctctttgtttatgCTATAAAATTACGGTGGTGATCATAGTCACAGAAGCATGTAGCTACTAAGATATAAAATTGGATGCTGTTGAAAACGCATCTCTTATTTTTAGCCAAGTACATGGTTCACACTAcatcctttctttttttgtttttttgttaggTTATATATGCTTTCATATGACGAGgatactctttttttaaaaaataactgtAAATTGCGCTTTCAATAAGAATTTGTAGATGGTCGTTTTGGGACCTAAATTATGTGGTattataatgtttttttttttttgagctttGTCATATCTAACAAGTTAAATAGTAGTTCCAATTAAGATGACAACAATTGCATTATTTTCACTCACTCTGCATTATTTACTCCTGAtccttaaatataataattaccaagagagaagaaaaaaaaaagattaaggaGATTGAGTATCTGCCTCCGTACTCTCCAATTCAGAGCATTCCCTGCGGTTCGCCTCCGCCGCATCAGACTCCTTCGCCTCCGCCACATCAGACCCCTTTGCCTCTGCCGCCGCAGAATCCTTTGCCTCCACGGCTGACTCCTTTGCCTCCGTTGCCAGCTCATTCGCCTCCGGCACGGCTGTCTTTGCCTCTGTTGCTGGATCCTTCGCCTCCGGCGCCGTTGTCTTCACCTCTGTTGCCGCCTCCGTTGCCTCCTCCGTTGCCGCCTCCTTCGCCTCCGGTGCGGCTGTCTTCGCCTCTATTGCCGGATCCTTCGCCTCCGGCACGATTGTCTTCGCCTCTGTTGCGGCCTCTGTTGCCGGCTCCTTCGCCTCCGGTGCGGCTGTCTTCGCCTCTATTGCCGGATCCTTCGCCTCCGGCACGGTTGTCTTCGCCTCTGTTGCGGCCTCCATTGCCGGCTCCTTTGCCTCTGGCGCGGCTGACTTCGCCTCTGttgccggctcctccgcctccagcGCGGCTGTCTTCGCCTCTGTTGCGGCCTCCGTTGCCGGTTCTTTCGCCTCCGGCGCGGCTGTCTTCGTCTCTGTTGCGGCCTCCGTTGCCGGCTCCTTCGCCTCCGGCGCGGCTGTCTTCGTCTCTGTTGCGGCCTCCGTTGCCGGCTCCTTCGCCTCCGGCGCGGCTGTCTTCACCTCTGTCGTGGCCTCCTCTGCAGCCGCCtccgtctccgccgccgcgaTCTTCCCCAACCTGATGAGGCTCCTACTCGCCAAGACCGCTGCCGGGGAGTCAATCTCCTGCGCCGCCCTCGCGTGGAGGCATTGCGCCGCCTTGTACGCCGCGGTCCTCAGCTCCGTCGAATCTCCGGGGCCCAAAAGGCAATGCCCCACGATCCTCAGCATCGGCTGGAACAGCTCCCACGGCAACGGAATCCTCTTCCCCTCCACCTCTCCTTCAAAATCGCTTTTttgagaagcagaagcagagggGGAGCTCCCCTGTTTCTGGGCCTTAAAAATCGCACCTTGGCCACTCCACGCAATGCAAAACTCGCAAAATTCGAGCTTGGAGAAGTTGGGCATTTGGGAGATGTTGCTGTAGTAGAGCTCCAGCGTGACCCCGACTATGCGGGCTCGCCTCGTGGATCGGACGGTGCCGTGGGGCTCCAGAGCAGGGGAGACGACAGCGGGGCAGGTGGCGGATGAGGAGGAACTGAGCTCGCCGGCTTCAGCTGCAGCCTTCTTGGACGGCGGCTTCACCTCGTGGTAGACGCTAGGGGCGGCGAGGGAGGGGAGGGTCACGGTCTCGGGCTCGCCGCCGCGGCGGACAGTCTCGTGGGCGTAGAGGGCGAGGAGGACGGCCTCGAAGCCTGCGAGGGGGTGGCGAGGTCCAGAGGGggagtgggaggaggaggaggaggaggaggaggaggagcgggagAGGTAGGCGCCGGCGAGGGTggggaggaagctgaggacggcgaggcggaggGCCGGGACGGCGGAGTGGAAGGTGTCGTAGAGCCAGCGGCAGAGGTGGTCGTCACCGGCGCCTGACGaggggaggcggaggcggcgggagACGGCTGCAGATACGACGGGGTCGCGGAGGAGGGCGGAGGCGGGGTCGTTGGAGAACGGGAGGTGGGGGTCGGGGAGGGGGCCGAGGACGGCGGAGAGGGAGTTGACGGCCGCTTGGGTGCATTGGGAGGAGGAGGtgtcggaggcggcggagggttcCGGCATGTCGGCGGAGAGCTCGGTCGCCATgcg encodes the following:
- the LOC109719892 gene encoding neurofilament heavy polypeptide-like, translating into MPEPSAASDTSSSQCTQAAVNSLSAVLGPLPDPHLPFSNDPASALLRDPVVSAAVSRRLRLPSSGAGDDHLCRWLYDTFHSAVPALRLAVLSFLPTLAGAYLSRSSSSSSSSSSHSPSGPRHPLAGFEAVLLALYAHETVRRGGEPETVTLPSLAAPSVYHEVKPPSKKAAAEAGELSSSSSATCPAVVSPALEPHGTVRSTRRARIVGVTLELYYSNISQMPNFSKLEFCEFCIAWSGQGAIFKAQKQGSSPSASASQKSDFEGEVEGKRIPLPWELFQPMLRIVGHCLLGPGDSTELRTAAYKAAQCLHARAAQEIDSPAAVLASRSLIRLGKIAAAETEAAAEEATTEVKTAAPEAKEPATEAATETKTAAPEAKEPATEAATETKTAAPEAKEPATEAATEAKTAALEAEEPATEAKSAAPEAKEPAMEAATEAKTTVPEAKDPAIEAKTAAPEAKEPATEAATEAKTIVPEAKDPAIEAKTAAPEAKEAATEEATEAATEVKTTAPEAKDPATEAKTAVPEANELATEAKESAVEAKDSAAAEAKGSDVAEAKESDAAEANRRECSELESTEADTQSP